In Gossypium raimondii isolate GPD5lz chromosome 12, ASM2569854v1, whole genome shotgun sequence, a single window of DNA contains:
- the LOC105764605 gene encoding probable myosin-binding protein 5, translating to MEKPKRSFIQFAEQKLGRVPKFFIYAVLEWMIILILFIDGFLAFLANELAKWFGLPIPCLLCTRIDHALVGRNEQFYYNDSICNSHKKNVSCLAFCHAHKKLSDIRNLCENCLLSFATEKESDGHTYKSLLGILNKDIELFLDEEQQVHLSLPTGTKDEVVQKSKDHRCACCGEPLKLNSSDSKWKASSLAPAHNSDLSHIKCSPDLNLTSNSNESDVKETTNEKPLEDHAKVSTIPSLMDAEEDKTPNFIWGNKFFGISLSDSAANSPKWTKIPRKSMLERMELASETAEGQVPNQEAKDDILQHLKGQVRMDRRSLMSLYMELDEERSASAEAANNAMAMITRLQAEKAAVQMEALQYQRMMDEQAEYDQEALQEIYNLLVKREEEVQDLQAELDAYRQKYGFLKDFDFPRQKGKTDVGSHVLKLLSYSFNGRIECGGPTRRLNQGPNTGGKTHNLDHSDSMQGMNMMGGEESKKVIRGVRPLGRLKNINKSGHISKLSEGVSSKSSSEDEFDMEDETGNMPTL from the exons ATGGAAAAACCAAAACGATCGTTTATACAGTTTGCAGAACAAAAGCTTGGAAGAGTACCCAAGTTTTTCATTTATGCAGTGCTTGAATGGATGATCATCTTAATTCTGTTCATCGACGGCTTTCTTGCATTTCTAGCCAATGAATTAGCCAAGTGGTTTGGTTTGCCTATTCCTTGCTTGCTTTGCACCAGAATTGATCATGCTCTCGTCGGGAGAAATGAACAGTTCTATTACAATGATTCCATATGTAACAGCCATAAGAAGAACGTTTCATGTCTTGCATTCTGTCATGCTCACAAGAAGCTTTCTGACATTAGAAACTTGTGCGAAAACTGTCTTCTGTCTTTTGCAACTGAGAAAGAATCTGATGGCCATACTTACAAGTCCCTTCTGGGGATCTTAAACAAGGATATTGAACTGTTTCTTGACGAAGAGCAGCAAGTTCATCTGTCATTGCCTACTGGAACAAAAGATGAAGTGGTTCAGAAGAGCAAAGATCATCGTTGTGCATGTTGTGGGGAGCCTTTGAAGCTCAATTCCTCCGATTCTAAATGGAAGGCTTCTTCCCTTGCTCCTGCCCACAATTCCGATTTGTCACACATAAAATGCTCTCCTGATCTCAACCTTACATCCAATTCCAATGAGTCAGATGTCAAAGAAACAACCAATGAAAAGCCAT TAGAGGACCATGCCAAGGTCAGTACCATACCATCGCTGATGGATGCTGAGGAAGATAAGACCCCTAACTTCATATGGGGAAACAAATTTTTCGGAATCTCATTATCGGATTCGGCAGCAAACAGTCCGAAGTGGACAAAAATTCCAAGGAAATCAATGCTTGAGAGGATGGAGTTGGCTTCGGAAACTGCAGAGGGACAAGTACCAAATCAGGAAGCCAAAGATGATATCTTGCAGCATCTGAAGGGACAAGTTCGTATGGATCGCAGGTCGTTGATGTCATTGTACATGGAACTGGATGAAGAAAGAAGCGCATCAGCCGAAGCAGCTAATAATGCAATGGCCATGATCACTAGGTTGCAAGCTGAGAAGGCCGCCGTTCAGATGGAGGCTTTACAATACCAAAGGATGATGGACGAACAGGCAGAATATGACCAAGAAGCCCTACAAGAGATCTACAACTTGCTGGtcaaaagagaagaagaagttCAAGATTTACAGGCTGAACTTGATGCTTATAGACAAAAGTATGGATTCTTAAAGGATTTCGACTTTCCAAGACAAAAAGGCAAGACTGATGTAGGCAGTCATGTGTTGAAACTACTATCTTACTCTTTCAATGGAAGAATTGAATGTGGCGGCCCTACTAGGAGACTTAATCAAGGTCCCAACACTGGAGGGAAAACACATAACCTTGACCACTCTGATTCGATGCAAGGTATGAATATGATGGGAGGCGAAGAATCGAAGAAAGTCATTCGAGGTGTTCGCCCATTGGGAcggttaaaaaatattaacaagagTGGCCATATTTCCAAACTCAGTGAGGGCGTTTCCTCAAAGTCTAGTAGTGAAGATGAATTTGACATGGAAGATGAAACAGGTAACATGCCTACTCTATGA